The Pogona vitticeps strain Pit_001003342236 chromosome 3, PviZW2.1, whole genome shotgun sequence genome includes a window with the following:
- the KCTD12 gene encoding BTB/POZ domain-containing protein KCTD12, with the protein MALADSARGLPNGGGGNASRSGVRAPPEPGASGPGGGEGFPEIVELNVGGQVYVTRRGTVLSVPGSLLWRMFSQQEASELPRDSKGRFFLDRDGFLFRYVLDYLRDQELVLPERFPERSRLQKEAEYFQLPDLVRRLAAAPPAPTARFAGLLRDPSVCADEPPVGLSYLEAELPEAGGGSGGGPGLSASPTSSRSPSGGPLLAPSLSLDAGGPGAGRRSGYITIGYRGSYTIGRDAQADAKFRRVARITVCGKTALAKEVFGETLNESRDPDRPPERYTARYYLKFNFLEQAFDRLSEAGFRMAACSSTGTCAFAPEQGGPADDKIWTSYTEYVFCRE; encoded by the coding sequence ATGGCCCTCGCCGATAGCGCTCGGGGGCTCCCCAACGGCGGCGGCGGGAACGCTTCGCGGAGCGGGGTGCGAGCGCCGCCGGAGCCGGGGGCGTCGGGGCCCGGCGGGGGCGAGGGTTTCCCCGAGATCGTGGAGCTGAACGTGGGCGGCCAGGTGTACGTGACCCGGCGGGGGACGGTGCTCTCCGTGCCGGGCTCGCTGCTGTGGCGCATGTTCTCGCAGCAGGAGGCGTCCGAGCTGCCCCGCGACTCCAAGGGCCGCTTCTTCTTGGACCGCGACGGCTTCCTGTTCCGCTACGTGCTGGATTACCTGCGCGACCAGGAGCTGGTGCTGCCCGAGCGCTTCCCGGAGCGGAGCCGCCTGCAGAAGGAAGCCGAGTACTTCCAGCTGCCGGACCTGGTGCGCCGCCTGGCGGCCGCCCCTCCCGCCCCCACGGCGCGCTTCGCGGGCCTCTTGCGCGACCCCTCGGTGTGCGCCGACGAGCCGCCCGTGGGCCTGAGCTACCTGGAAGCGGAGCTGCCCGAggccggcggcggcagcggcggcggtcCGGGCCTCTCGGCCTCGCCCACGTCCAGCCGCAGCCCGTCGGGGGGACCCCTGCTGGCGCCGTCGCTCTCGCTGGACGCGGGCGGGCCGGGGGCCGGGCGGCGCTCCGGGTACATCACCATTGGCTACCGCGGCTCCTACACCATCGGGCGGGACGCGCAGGCCGACGCCAAGTTCCGCCGGGTGGCGCGCATCACGGTGTGCGGCAAGACGGCGCTGGCCAAGGAGGTCTTCGGCGAGACGCTCAACGAGAGCCGCGACCCGGACCGGCCGCCGGAGCGCTACACGGCCCGCTACTACCTCAAGTTCAACTTCCTCGAGCAGGCCTTCGACCGGCTCAGCGAGGCGGGCTTCCGCATGGCCGCCTGCTCCTCCACCGGCACCTGCGCCTTCGCCCCCGAGCAGGGCGGGCCGGCCGACGACAAGATCTGGACCAGCTACACCGAGTACGTCTTTTGCCGGGAGTGA